The stretch of DNA TCGGCTTACGCCGCCACCCCTCTTGCTTAGAGGGGAGCAAAAACACACCAGCCCACCCCGCGTCTCTTTTTTCGCCTTCCGGGGCGGACCCATGTGTCCGCCCGGTCGTATACGCGGGCAGGACCATACGCAAACAAAACCTCCCAGTCACCCCATCATTTTCCCGGCCCAACTCCCTTTGTCCCTCGAATAAAGCCCATGTCGAAATAAAATGCGCCGCCGGGTGGATGTCAACCCCGGCGGCGCAGCTTTAGGTTCAGCGCTCGGGAGAGGCCGGCCGCGGCGGAAGCCCGGCCGGGCTCGGTCCCAGCTTGTCCAGCAACAGTTGCACGCCTTTTTCGAGTTGTGGGTCGTGCCCGGCGAGGATGTCCTCAGGCAGGTTGTCCACCTCGATGTCCGGCGAGACGCCCTGGTTCTCGATCACCCACTTCCCATCCGCGCTGTAGGTGCCGAACTCGGGCCGCGTGATATAGCCGCCGTCCACCAGCGGGCTGTAGCCGCGGATGCCGACCACACCGCCCCAGGTGCGCCGCCCGACCAGCGGGCCCAGCTTGTACTGACGGAACATGTAGGGGAAAATGTCACCGTCCGAGGCACTGTACTGGTTGATCAGGCAGACCAGGGGGCCGGTGAACACGGCCTTGGGGTAGGTCTCTGGTGTGGCGTTGCGCGGGGCGTCCATCCCGCCCAGCACCCGGCGCAGGCGCTCGATAATCATCTGCGAGACAAACCCGCCGCCGTTGTAGCGCACGTCGATCACCAGCCCCTGCTTGTCGATCTGGGCGTAGTAGCGTTTGACGAACTCGCTCAAGCCCTCGAAGCCCATGTCGGGAATGTGAAGGTAGCCCAGACGGCCGCCGCTCAGCGAGTCCACCCGAGCGCGGTTGCGCT from bacterium encodes:
- a CDS encoding PDZ domain-containing protein; translation: TKVDFRAEWRQMFNETWRQERDFFYSSNMHGVDWSAVRSRYAPLVEAAQHRDDLNFILGEMVGELSSGHTYVGGGDYPAVERVRSGLLGAEFKAEGGLWRLSHILPGENWKDSGRSPLTEPGVSVAAGDYLLAVDGAPVTTATDPYALLEGKAGRTVALTFGKSPDIAKARSFLVKPIEDEIPLRYQEWVERNRARVDSLSGGRLGYLHIPDMGFEGLSEFVKRYYAQIDKQGLVIDVRYNGGGFVSQMIIERLRRVLGGMDAPRNATPETYPKAVFTGPLVCLINQYSASDGDIFPYMFRQYKLGPLVGRRTWGGVVGIRGYSPLVDGGYITRPEFGTYSADGKWVIENQGVSPDIEVDNLPEDILAGHDPQLEKGVQLLLDKLGPSPAGLPPRPASPER